One genomic region from Terriglobus aquaticus encodes:
- a CDS encoding alkaline phosphatase family protein, translated as MRRLLQCLVPALLCFAASAPAQTIAPVVSTPVPPNSARAERASYVVLMSLDAFRYDYLQKYDAPNLQRLAKQGATAPEGMIPSYPSLTFPNHYTLVTGLLPEHSGMVANGYYDAVRDQQYSMSKTSGDGTWYHGVPLWSLAEQQGMRAASFFWPTSDAEIAGERPAYYVPFDDKFDDEKRVQQVLAWLALPPEQRPHLITLYYSNVDHAGHNFGPDSPETREAVHHVDELIGELKHGLDATGLPIDLVVVADHGMVRVNPEPVILDQYADLSKFRTVGSLLYAPDEATAEAAYRQFRAHPDPRFTAYRRKDVPAQLQYNDNPREGDPVMVANGPYTIHAHPRTEGKDNLGEHGFDPAVVPEMKALFVAEGPGVRHTTLASFPNVDVYDFVCALLHLKPAPNDGALGPLKPALRHK; from the coding sequence TTGTCAGCACGCCCGTGCCGCCCAACTCCGCACGTGCAGAGCGCGCGTCCTATGTGGTGCTGATGTCGCTGGACGCGTTTCGTTACGACTACCTGCAGAAGTACGACGCGCCGAACCTGCAGCGACTTGCCAAGCAGGGAGCGACCGCTCCCGAAGGCATGATCCCGTCCTACCCTTCGCTGACCTTCCCGAACCACTACACGCTGGTGACGGGCCTGTTGCCGGAGCATTCCGGCATGGTGGCCAACGGCTACTACGACGCCGTGCGCGACCAGCAGTACTCCATGAGCAAGACCTCCGGCGATGGCACCTGGTACCACGGCGTTCCGCTGTGGTCGCTGGCGGAGCAGCAGGGCATGCGCGCGGCGTCGTTCTTCTGGCCCACGTCCGACGCCGAGATCGCGGGCGAGCGCCCGGCCTACTACGTCCCTTTCGACGACAAGTTCGACGACGAGAAGCGCGTTCAGCAGGTGCTGGCGTGGCTAGCGCTGCCGCCCGAGCAGCGGCCGCACCTGATCACGCTGTACTACAGCAACGTGGATCATGCCGGGCACAACTTCGGACCGGACTCGCCTGAGACGCGCGAGGCCGTCCACCACGTAGACGAGCTGATCGGCGAGTTAAAGCATGGCCTGGACGCTACCGGCCTGCCCATCGATCTGGTCGTCGTCGCCGACCATGGCATGGTGCGCGTCAACCCGGAGCCCGTGATCCTCGACCAGTACGCAGATCTGAGCAAGTTCCGAACGGTGGGATCGCTGCTCTACGCTCCGGACGAAGCCACGGCCGAAGCGGCCTACCGGCAGTTCCGCGCACATCCCGATCCGCGCTTCACGGCATACCGCCGCAAGGACGTGCCGGCACAACTTCAATACAACGACAATCCGCGTGAGGGCGATCCCGTGATGGTTGCCAACGGGCCGTACACGATCCATGCCCATCCCCGGACCGAGGGCAAGGACAACCTTGGCGAACACGGCTTCGATCCTGCGGTGGTTCCGGAGATGAAGGCGCTCTTCGTTGCGGAGGGCCCGGGGGTGCGGCACACCACTCTGGCGTCATTTCCCAACGTCGATGTGTATGACTTCGTCTGCGCCCTGCTGCACCTGAAGCCTGCACCGAACGACGGCGCGCTGGGTCCGCTCAAGCCCGCGTTGCGGCACAAATAA